A genomic window from Glycine soja cultivar W05 chromosome 10, ASM419377v2, whole genome shotgun sequence includes:
- the LOC114372617 gene encoding protein GFS12-like isoform X3: protein MPSRDKNCFINYVNEYILDSGEITTRSSDPGIGSSEDNNAVNVRITSSDDSDSGKAFSGSTSCSHSERFSCLRTITSLAPVARVGISSYSTFQEVSTDFLSGLIEDHVLESLDLFIEGKASGRDSVNFLSLIGLPSFEEDPFPGSLRHPNIAPVLAIFKTSDHVNVVLPKNPYNLESILHFNPDALKSNWNRIFLMYQLLSALSYIHGLGVSHGNICPSNIMLTDSLWSWLRLWNEPVLESNLTLQESERVNSEPARIGCCNVGCRSYGLYADLRLSPTIDWQSCFHKWWRGELSNFEYLLILNRLAGRRWGDHTFHPVMPWVIDFSSKPDDNCDTGWRDLSKSKWRLAKGDEQLDFTYSTSEIPHHVSDECLSELAVCSYKARRLPLSVLRVAVRSVYEPNEYPSTMQRLYQWTPDECIPEFYCDAQIFKSIHDGMADLAVPSWAESHEDFIKLHRDALESNRVSFQLHHWIDITFGYKISGQAAIAAKNVMLPISEPMMPRSTGRRQLFTQPHPIRHATTSTKRHGSNKYAKVWSQANATHRETSLLSETAYLQELEQASTFSEHARHLNAFYHYPLNQTRGKNISSSGDPTTETFSESISKLSLIDRNYQVPYKMNLISFLQHMKEEDKGSSGYPDLLLWKQKLSSSRLCSEDIARDIFSVGCLLAELHLCRPLFDPISLAIYLEDGTLPGYLQDLPPDIRLLVEACIQKDWMRRPSAKILLESPYFPNTVKSSYLFLAPLQLVAKDETRLRYAANLAKHGALREMGTFATEMCTTYCLPLIVTAVSDTEAEWAYMLLKEFMKCLTVQAVKTLILPTIQKILQTTSYLRLKVSLLQDSFVREIWNRVGKQAYLETIHPLVLSNLYISPDKSSAASASVLLISSSEELGVPITIHQTILPLVHCFGKGLCSDGIDVLVRIGGIFGELFIVKQMVPLLKNVVRSFIDVSCMNKPDPVQSWSALALIDCMLTLDGLVAFLTEEVIVKELLEDLSCIHIGVLMQKHMEIAVLQVAASTLFGICQRIGADLTALHILPKLKELFDELAFSQEISKGSTTVGRNLKVGKIKIGGDLHIESRMDLVVLLDLQRLVLYPSFASLLGIEKLRQCCATWLILEQYLLRHHNWKWEYAGESSKNGSEIVLARRPVIAHGFTSEYNPAKLLLNGVGWSIPQSQGRSAKNLIPQRQPFKVHQSPVAVHEEMSYQMNHEPWFWFPSPATIWDGPEFLGRVGVQKDDLPWKIRATVIYSIRAHHGAVRSLAVNQDECTVFTAGIGQGYKGTVQKWELSRTNCLSGYHGHEEVVNDICILSSSGRVASCDGTIHIWNSQTGKQILVFAESQTESGHPTSHPSSSSKINSDQANVLNLNTLSSGILSSAFDSSLYTCMHLLNSAETLVVGTGNGSLRFFDVARGQKLHIWRGESTESSFPSLISAICSTGSDKMQAGGISTFPSFIAAGLSSGHCKLFDAKSGNVISSWRAHDGYVTKLAAPEEHLLVSSSLDRTLRVWDLRMNLSSQPIIFRGHSDGISSFSIWGQDVISISRNRIGLLSLSKSPNETDGQHHISPQKLYVSDNGQRSLSALSSISILPFSRLFLIGTEDGYLRICC, encoded by the exons ATGCCGAGTCGTGATAAGAATTGTTTCATCAATTATGT aaatgaatatattttggaTAGTGGTGAAATCACTACTAGGAGTAGTGATCCTGGTATTGGAAGCAGTGAAGATAATAATGCTGTTAATGTTAGAATTACATCATCAGATGATTCTGACAGTGGCAAAGCTTTTTCTGGAAGCACGAGTTGTAGTCATTCTGAAAGGTTTTCTTGCTTGAGGACAATCACTTCACTCGCGCCTGTTGCTCGTGTGGGAATATCTTCCTATTCCACATTTCAAGAGGTCTCTACTGATTTCTTGTCTGGGTTAATCGAGGATCACGTCTTAGAGTCGCTTGATCTCTTCATTGAAGGGAAAGCGTCTGGACGGGACAGTGTAAATTTCCTTAGTTTAATTGGGTTGCCATCATTTGAAGAGGATCCTTTTCCAGGCTCTTTGAGGCATCCCAACATAGCTCCTGTCCttgcaatttttaaaacatcTGATCACGTTAATGTAGTGCTTCCAAAGAATCCATACAACTTGGAAAGTATTCTTCATTTTAACCCCGATGCATTAAAGTCTAATTGGAATAGAATATTTCTTATGTATCAGCTACTCTCAGCCTTATCGTACATACATGGTTTAGGGGTTTCTCATGGTAATATATGCCCATCCAATATCATGTTGACTGACTCATTATGGTCTTGGCTGAGATTATGGAATGAACCCGTATTGGAATCTAATTTAACTTTGCAAGAGAGTGAAAGAGTTAATTCCGAACCTGCAAGAATTGGTTGTTGTAATGTTGGTTGTCGTTCTTATGGCCTTTATGCTGATCTAAGGCTTTCTCCAACAATAGATTGGCAATCTTGCTTTCATAAATGGTGGAGAGGAGAATTaagtaattttgaatatttactCATCTTAAACAGATTAGCAGGAAGAAGGTGGGGGGACCATACATTTCATCCAGTAATGCCTTGGGTAATTGATTTTAGCTCAAAACCTGATGATAATTGTGACACAGGGTGGCGAGACTTGAGCAAGAGCAAATGGCGCTTAGCAAAAGGTGATGAACAATTGGATTTCACCTATTCAACATCTGAAATCCCTCATCATGTTTCAGATGAATGTCTGTCTGAATTGGCTGTCTGTAGTTATAAAGCAAGAAGACTCCCTTTGAGTGTTCTCCGAGTGGCTGTTCGTTCAGTGTATGAACCTAATGAATATCCTTCCACAATGCAGAGGCTCTATCAATGGACCCCTGATGAATGCATTCCAGAGTTTTACTGTGATGCCCAAATTTTTAAGTCAATACATGATGGAATGGCTGATTTGGCTGTACCCTCTTGGGCGGAGAGTCATGAGGATTTCATTAAATTGCATCGTGATGCATTAGAAAGTAATAGGGTGTCATTTCAACTCCATCATTGGATAGATATAACCTTTGGTTACAAAATATCTGGCCAGGCTGCTATTGCTGCTAAGAATGTTATGCTTCCTATATCAGAACCCATGATGCCAAGATCAACAGGACGTCGTCAGCTCTTTACACAACCACATCCTATCCGTCATGCCACTACCAGTACAAAACGTCATGGTTCCAATAAATATGCCAAAGTTTGGAGTCAAGCAAATGCAACGCACCGAGAGACATCTCTTCTATCTGAAACTGCTTATCTACAAGAACTAGAGCAAGCATCTACATTTTCTGAACATGCTAGGCATTTGAATGCCTTTTACCACTATCCCTTGAATCAAACGAGAGGGAAGAATATCTCATCTTCGGGAGATCCAACAACTGAGACATTTAGTGAAAGTATAAGCAAACTATCTTTGATTGACAGAAATTACCAGGTGCCATATAAAATGAATCTAATATCTTTTCTTCAACATATGAAAGAGGAAGATAAAGGCTCCTCAGGATATCCAGACTTGCTACTCTGGAAGCAGAAATTATCTTCTTCAAGACTTTGCTCTGAAGATATTGCTAGGGACATATTTTCTGTTGGTTGTCTCTTGGCTGAACTTCATCTTTGCAGGCCGCTCTTTGATCCAATCTCATTGGCAATATACTTGGAAGATGGAACTCTACCAGGGTATCTGCAGGATCTACCTCCTGATATTAGATTACTTGTTGAAGCATGCATCCAAAAGGATTGGATGAG GAGGCCATCTGCCAAAATTCTTCTGGAATCTCCTTATTTTCCAAATACTGTCAAATCCTCCTACTTGTTTCTTGCTCCACTTCAGCTTGTAGCTAAAGATGAAACTCGTCTTCGTTATGCTGCAAATCTTGCAAAGCACGGAGCTCTCAGGGAAATGGGTACCTTTGCAACTGAAATGTGCACTACCTATTGCTTACCGCTTATAGTGACTGCTGTGAGTGATACTGAAGCTGAATGGGCATATATGCTACTGAAGGAATTCATGAAATGCTTAACAGTGCAAGCAGTGAAAACATTAATCTTGCCAACCATACAGAAAATTTTACAG ACCACAAGTTATTTACGTTTAAAGGTTTCCCTTCTACAAGATTCATTTGTACGGGAAATATGGAATCGAGTTGGTAAACAAGCATACCTGGAAACTATTCATCCATTGGTCTTGTCAAACTTATACATTTCTCCAGATAAAAGTTCAGCTGCCTCTGCTTCAGTGCTTCTAATCAGTTCTAGTGAGGAGCTAGGTGTACCTATTACCATCCATCAG ACTATCTTGCCTCTTGTTCACTGCTTTGGGAAAGGACTATGTTCGGATGGCATTGATGTGCTGGTCAGAATTG GTGGCATTTTTGGGGAATTGTTTATCGTCAAACAGATGGTACCTTTACTGAAAAATGTTGTCCGTTCCTTCATTGATGTGTCATGCATGAATAAGCCTGATCCTGTCCAGAGTTGGAGTGCTTTAGCACTTATTGATTGCATGTTGACTTTAGATGGCCTTGTAGCTTTCTTGACAGAAGAGGTCATTGTAAAAGAGCTTCTTGAA GACCTAAGTTGCATACACATTGGGGTTCTTATGCAgaaacatatggaaattgcagTGCTTCAG GTGGCTGCTTCTACTCTTTTTGGAATTTGTCAGCGGATTGGAGCAGATTTGACAGCATTGCATATTCTTCCAAAACTTAAAGAACTATTTGATGAGCTTGCTTTCTCCCAGGAAATTTCTAAAGGTTCAACTACTGTTGGCAGAAACTTGAAGGTtggcaaaataaaaattggagggGACTTGCATATTGAAAGTCGTATGGATCTAGT TGTCCTTCTTGATTTGCAAAG GTTGGTTCTCTATCCTTCCTTTGCATCTCTTCTTGGGATAGAGAAACTTCGTCAGTGTTGTGCTACATGGTTGATTCTTGAACAATATCTTCTACGCCATCATAATTGGAAG TGGGAATATGCTGGAGAATCATCAAAAAACGGCTCAGAAATTGTTCTTGCTAGAAGACCTGTAATAGCCCATGGATTTACGTCTGAATACAATCCTGCAAAGCTGTTGCTTAATGGGGTTGGATGGTCAATTCCACAATCCCAAGGAAGAAGTGCCAAAAATTTGATCCCTCAGAGACAACCATTTAAAGTTCATCAAAGTCCAGTAGCAGTGCATGAAGAAATGTCATACCAAATGAACCATGAACCCTGGTTTTGGTTCCCTAGTCCAGCCACCATCTGGGATGGGCCTGAATTTCTTGGGAGGGTGGGGGTTCAGAAAGATGATCTTCCATGGAAGATCAGAGCAACTGTTATATACTCTATACGTGCACATCATGGAGCAGTGAGGTCTCTGGCTGTTAACCAAGATGAATGTACTGTTTTTACTGCAGGAATTGGCCAAGGATATAAAGGAACTGTTCAGAAATGGGAATTGAGCCGAACTAACTGTTTGTCCGGCTATCATGGCCATGAGGAG GTTGTGAATGATATTTGCATCTTATCATCTAGTGGAAGAGTGGCTTCTTGTGATGGAACAATTCACATTTGGAATAGTCAAACAGGGAAACAAATATTAGTATTTGCTGAGTCCCAGACAGAATCTGGCCATCCTACAAGCCATCCATCCTCTTCATCAAAAATTAACAGTGACCAGGCAAATGTGCTTAATTTGAATACACTATCCAGTGGAATATTGTCTAGTGCTTTTGACTCAAGCCTTTATACTTGTATGCATCTATTAAACTCCGCTGAAACTCTTGTAGTTGGAACTGGAAATGGTTCTCTGAG GTTCTTTGATGTTGCTCGAGGTCAAAAGCTTCATATCTGGAGAGGCGAATCTACTGAATCTAGTTTTCCTTCACTTATTTCTGCTATTTGTTCCACTGGCTCTGACAAGATGCAAGCAGGTGGAATTTCCACTTTTCCATCTTTTATTGCAGCTGGACTAAGTTCTGGGCACTGTAAATTATTTGATGCAAAGAGTGGAAATGTCATTTCCTCTTGGCGAGCTCATGATGGATATGTGACAAAG TTGGCAGCACCTGAGGAACATCTGCTTGTTTCCAGCTCTTTGGACAGAACTTTACGAGTCTGGGACTTAAGAAT GAATTTATCATCGCAGCCCATTATTTTCAGAGGTCATTCAGATGGCATATCCAGTTTCTCCATTTGGGGCCAAGATGTTATTTCAATTTCCCGGAATAGAATTGGGCTTCTCTCCTTGTCTAAATCTCCCAATGAAACA GATGGGCAGCATCACATTAGCCCTCAGAAACTATATGTTTCTGATAATGGTCAGAGAAGCTTGTCAGCGTTATCAAGTATTAGTATACTTCCATTCTCTCGATTGTTTCTCATTGGAACCGAAGATGGTTATCTGAGAATCTGTTGTTAA
- the LOC114372617 gene encoding protein GFS12-like isoform X1, which translates to MEEEEEIECFECLQLRIKSDFSEQVFFNYAISTSAFPFGSSAIVNISGTADGEASGAQFILQYMPSRDKNCFINYVNEYILDSGEITTRSSDPGIGSSEDNNAVNVRITSSDDSDSGKAFSGSTSCSHSERFSCLRTITSLAPVARVGISSYSTFQEVSTDFLSGLIEDHVLESLDLFIEGKASGRDSVNFLSLIGLPSFEEDPFPGSLRHPNIAPVLAIFKTSDHVNVVLPKNPYNLESILHFNPDALKSNWNRIFLMYQLLSALSYIHGLGVSHGNICPSNIMLTDSLWSWLRLWNEPVLESNLTLQESERVNSEPARIGCCNVGCRSYGLYADLRLSPTIDWQSCFHKWWRGELSNFEYLLILNRLAGRRWGDHTFHPVMPWVIDFSSKPDDNCDTGWRDLSKSKWRLAKGDEQLDFTYSTSEIPHHVSDECLSELAVCSYKARRLPLSVLRVAVRSVYEPNEYPSTMQRLYQWTPDECIPEFYCDAQIFKSIHDGMADLAVPSWAESHEDFIKLHRDALESNRVSFQLHHWIDITFGYKISGQAAIAAKNVMLPISEPMMPRSTGRRQLFTQPHPIRHATTSTKRHGSNKYAKVWSQANATHRETSLLSETAYLQELEQASTFSEHARHLNAFYHYPLNQTRGKNISSSGDPTTETFSESISKLSLIDRNYQVPYKMNLISFLQHMKEEDKGSSGYPDLLLWKQKLSSSRLCSEDIARDIFSVGCLLAELHLCRPLFDPISLAIYLEDGTLPGYLQDLPPDIRLLVEACIQKDWMRRPSAKILLESPYFPNTVKSSYLFLAPLQLVAKDETRLRYAANLAKHGALREMGTFATEMCTTYCLPLIVTAVSDTEAEWAYMLLKEFMKCLTVQAVKTLILPTIQKILQTTSYLRLKVSLLQDSFVREIWNRVGKQAYLETIHPLVLSNLYISPDKSSAASASVLLISSSEELGVPITIHQTILPLVHCFGKGLCSDGIDVLVRIGGIFGELFIVKQMVPLLKNVVRSFIDVSCMNKPDPVQSWSALALIDCMLTLDGLVAFLTEEVIVKELLEDLSCIHIGVLMQKHMEIAVLQVAASTLFGICQRIGADLTALHILPKLKELFDELAFSQEISKGSTTVGRNLKVGKIKIGGDLHIESRMDLVVLLDLQRLVLYPSFASLLGIEKLRQCCATWLILEQYLLRHHNWKWEYAGESSKNGSEIVLARRPVIAHGFTSEYNPAKLLLNGVGWSIPQSQGRSAKNLIPQRQPFKVHQSPVAVHEEMSYQMNHEPWFWFPSPATIWDGPEFLGRVGVQKDDLPWKIRATVIYSIRAHHGAVRSLAVNQDECTVFTAGIGQGYKGTVQKWELSRTNCLSGYHGHEEVVNDICILSSSGRVASCDGTIHIWNSQTGKQILVFAESQTESGHPTSHPSSSSKINSDQANVLNLNTLSSGILSSAFDSSLYTCMHLLNSAETLVVGTGNGSLRFFDVARGQKLHIWRGESTESSFPSLISAICSTGSDKMQAGGISTFPSFIAAGLSSGHCKLFDAKSGNVISSWRAHDGYVTKLAAPEEHLLVSSSLDRTLRVWDLRMNLSSQPIIFRGHSDGISSFSIWGQDVISISRNRIGLLSLSKSPNETDGQHHISPQKLYVSDNGQRSLSALSSISILPFSRLFLIGTEDGYLRICC; encoded by the exons atggaggaggaagaagagatTGAGTGCTTCGAGTGCCTCCAACTTCGAATAAAGTCCGATTTCTCGGAGCAAGTGTTCTTCAATTATGCCATCTCCACTTCTGCTTTTCCTTTCGGATCCTCGGCTATCGTTAAT aTTTCTGGTACAGCTGATGGCGAAGCTTCGGGCGCTCAATTTATATTGCAGTACATGCCGAGTCGTGATAAGAATTGTTTCATCAATTATGT aaatgaatatattttggaTAGTGGTGAAATCACTACTAGGAGTAGTGATCCTGGTATTGGAAGCAGTGAAGATAATAATGCTGTTAATGTTAGAATTACATCATCAGATGATTCTGACAGTGGCAAAGCTTTTTCTGGAAGCACGAGTTGTAGTCATTCTGAAAGGTTTTCTTGCTTGAGGACAATCACTTCACTCGCGCCTGTTGCTCGTGTGGGAATATCTTCCTATTCCACATTTCAAGAGGTCTCTACTGATTTCTTGTCTGGGTTAATCGAGGATCACGTCTTAGAGTCGCTTGATCTCTTCATTGAAGGGAAAGCGTCTGGACGGGACAGTGTAAATTTCCTTAGTTTAATTGGGTTGCCATCATTTGAAGAGGATCCTTTTCCAGGCTCTTTGAGGCATCCCAACATAGCTCCTGTCCttgcaatttttaaaacatcTGATCACGTTAATGTAGTGCTTCCAAAGAATCCATACAACTTGGAAAGTATTCTTCATTTTAACCCCGATGCATTAAAGTCTAATTGGAATAGAATATTTCTTATGTATCAGCTACTCTCAGCCTTATCGTACATACATGGTTTAGGGGTTTCTCATGGTAATATATGCCCATCCAATATCATGTTGACTGACTCATTATGGTCTTGGCTGAGATTATGGAATGAACCCGTATTGGAATCTAATTTAACTTTGCAAGAGAGTGAAAGAGTTAATTCCGAACCTGCAAGAATTGGTTGTTGTAATGTTGGTTGTCGTTCTTATGGCCTTTATGCTGATCTAAGGCTTTCTCCAACAATAGATTGGCAATCTTGCTTTCATAAATGGTGGAGAGGAGAATTaagtaattttgaatatttactCATCTTAAACAGATTAGCAGGAAGAAGGTGGGGGGACCATACATTTCATCCAGTAATGCCTTGGGTAATTGATTTTAGCTCAAAACCTGATGATAATTGTGACACAGGGTGGCGAGACTTGAGCAAGAGCAAATGGCGCTTAGCAAAAGGTGATGAACAATTGGATTTCACCTATTCAACATCTGAAATCCCTCATCATGTTTCAGATGAATGTCTGTCTGAATTGGCTGTCTGTAGTTATAAAGCAAGAAGACTCCCTTTGAGTGTTCTCCGAGTGGCTGTTCGTTCAGTGTATGAACCTAATGAATATCCTTCCACAATGCAGAGGCTCTATCAATGGACCCCTGATGAATGCATTCCAGAGTTTTACTGTGATGCCCAAATTTTTAAGTCAATACATGATGGAATGGCTGATTTGGCTGTACCCTCTTGGGCGGAGAGTCATGAGGATTTCATTAAATTGCATCGTGATGCATTAGAAAGTAATAGGGTGTCATTTCAACTCCATCATTGGATAGATATAACCTTTGGTTACAAAATATCTGGCCAGGCTGCTATTGCTGCTAAGAATGTTATGCTTCCTATATCAGAACCCATGATGCCAAGATCAACAGGACGTCGTCAGCTCTTTACACAACCACATCCTATCCGTCATGCCACTACCAGTACAAAACGTCATGGTTCCAATAAATATGCCAAAGTTTGGAGTCAAGCAAATGCAACGCACCGAGAGACATCTCTTCTATCTGAAACTGCTTATCTACAAGAACTAGAGCAAGCATCTACATTTTCTGAACATGCTAGGCATTTGAATGCCTTTTACCACTATCCCTTGAATCAAACGAGAGGGAAGAATATCTCATCTTCGGGAGATCCAACAACTGAGACATTTAGTGAAAGTATAAGCAAACTATCTTTGATTGACAGAAATTACCAGGTGCCATATAAAATGAATCTAATATCTTTTCTTCAACATATGAAAGAGGAAGATAAAGGCTCCTCAGGATATCCAGACTTGCTACTCTGGAAGCAGAAATTATCTTCTTCAAGACTTTGCTCTGAAGATATTGCTAGGGACATATTTTCTGTTGGTTGTCTCTTGGCTGAACTTCATCTTTGCAGGCCGCTCTTTGATCCAATCTCATTGGCAATATACTTGGAAGATGGAACTCTACCAGGGTATCTGCAGGATCTACCTCCTGATATTAGATTACTTGTTGAAGCATGCATCCAAAAGGATTGGATGAG GAGGCCATCTGCCAAAATTCTTCTGGAATCTCCTTATTTTCCAAATACTGTCAAATCCTCCTACTTGTTTCTTGCTCCACTTCAGCTTGTAGCTAAAGATGAAACTCGTCTTCGTTATGCTGCAAATCTTGCAAAGCACGGAGCTCTCAGGGAAATGGGTACCTTTGCAACTGAAATGTGCACTACCTATTGCTTACCGCTTATAGTGACTGCTGTGAGTGATACTGAAGCTGAATGGGCATATATGCTACTGAAGGAATTCATGAAATGCTTAACAGTGCAAGCAGTGAAAACATTAATCTTGCCAACCATACAGAAAATTTTACAG ACCACAAGTTATTTACGTTTAAAGGTTTCCCTTCTACAAGATTCATTTGTACGGGAAATATGGAATCGAGTTGGTAAACAAGCATACCTGGAAACTATTCATCCATTGGTCTTGTCAAACTTATACATTTCTCCAGATAAAAGTTCAGCTGCCTCTGCTTCAGTGCTTCTAATCAGTTCTAGTGAGGAGCTAGGTGTACCTATTACCATCCATCAG ACTATCTTGCCTCTTGTTCACTGCTTTGGGAAAGGACTATGTTCGGATGGCATTGATGTGCTGGTCAGAATTG GTGGCATTTTTGGGGAATTGTTTATCGTCAAACAGATGGTACCTTTACTGAAAAATGTTGTCCGTTCCTTCATTGATGTGTCATGCATGAATAAGCCTGATCCTGTCCAGAGTTGGAGTGCTTTAGCACTTATTGATTGCATGTTGACTTTAGATGGCCTTGTAGCTTTCTTGACAGAAGAGGTCATTGTAAAAGAGCTTCTTGAA GACCTAAGTTGCATACACATTGGGGTTCTTATGCAgaaacatatggaaattgcagTGCTTCAG GTGGCTGCTTCTACTCTTTTTGGAATTTGTCAGCGGATTGGAGCAGATTTGACAGCATTGCATATTCTTCCAAAACTTAAAGAACTATTTGATGAGCTTGCTTTCTCCCAGGAAATTTCTAAAGGTTCAACTACTGTTGGCAGAAACTTGAAGGTtggcaaaataaaaattggagggGACTTGCATATTGAAAGTCGTATGGATCTAGT TGTCCTTCTTGATTTGCAAAG GTTGGTTCTCTATCCTTCCTTTGCATCTCTTCTTGGGATAGAGAAACTTCGTCAGTGTTGTGCTACATGGTTGATTCTTGAACAATATCTTCTACGCCATCATAATTGGAAG TGGGAATATGCTGGAGAATCATCAAAAAACGGCTCAGAAATTGTTCTTGCTAGAAGACCTGTAATAGCCCATGGATTTACGTCTGAATACAATCCTGCAAAGCTGTTGCTTAATGGGGTTGGATGGTCAATTCCACAATCCCAAGGAAGAAGTGCCAAAAATTTGATCCCTCAGAGACAACCATTTAAAGTTCATCAAAGTCCAGTAGCAGTGCATGAAGAAATGTCATACCAAATGAACCATGAACCCTGGTTTTGGTTCCCTAGTCCAGCCACCATCTGGGATGGGCCTGAATTTCTTGGGAGGGTGGGGGTTCAGAAAGATGATCTTCCATGGAAGATCAGAGCAACTGTTATATACTCTATACGTGCACATCATGGAGCAGTGAGGTCTCTGGCTGTTAACCAAGATGAATGTACTGTTTTTACTGCAGGAATTGGCCAAGGATATAAAGGAACTGTTCAGAAATGGGAATTGAGCCGAACTAACTGTTTGTCCGGCTATCATGGCCATGAGGAG GTTGTGAATGATATTTGCATCTTATCATCTAGTGGAAGAGTGGCTTCTTGTGATGGAACAATTCACATTTGGAATAGTCAAACAGGGAAACAAATATTAGTATTTGCTGAGTCCCAGACAGAATCTGGCCATCCTACAAGCCATCCATCCTCTTCATCAAAAATTAACAGTGACCAGGCAAATGTGCTTAATTTGAATACACTATCCAGTGGAATATTGTCTAGTGCTTTTGACTCAAGCCTTTATACTTGTATGCATCTATTAAACTCCGCTGAAACTCTTGTAGTTGGAACTGGAAATGGTTCTCTGAG GTTCTTTGATGTTGCTCGAGGTCAAAAGCTTCATATCTGGAGAGGCGAATCTACTGAATCTAGTTTTCCTTCACTTATTTCTGCTATTTGTTCCACTGGCTCTGACAAGATGCAAGCAGGTGGAATTTCCACTTTTCCATCTTTTATTGCAGCTGGACTAAGTTCTGGGCACTGTAAATTATTTGATGCAAAGAGTGGAAATGTCATTTCCTCTTGGCGAGCTCATGATGGATATGTGACAAAG TTGGCAGCACCTGAGGAACATCTGCTTGTTTCCAGCTCTTTGGACAGAACTTTACGAGTCTGGGACTTAAGAAT GAATTTATCATCGCAGCCCATTATTTTCAGAGGTCATTCAGATGGCATATCCAGTTTCTCCATTTGGGGCCAAGATGTTATTTCAATTTCCCGGAATAGAATTGGGCTTCTCTCCTTGTCTAAATCTCCCAATGAAACA GATGGGCAGCATCACATTAGCCCTCAGAAACTATATGTTTCTGATAATGGTCAGAGAAGCTTGTCAGCGTTATCAAGTATTAGTATACTTCCATTCTCTCGATTGTTTCTCATTGGAACCGAAGATGGTTATCTGAGAATCTGTTGTTAA